A genomic stretch from Malus domestica chromosome 15, GDT2T_hap1 includes:
- the LOC103400827 gene encoding eukaryotic initiation factor 4A-11, with protein sequence MAAAPEGSQFDTRQYDTKMSELLATDGQEFFTSYDEVYDSFDAMGLQENLLRGIYAYGFEKPSAIQQRGIVPFCKGLDVIQQAQSGTGKTATFCSGILQQLDYSLTECQALVLAPTRELAQQIEKVMRALGDYLGVRVHACVGGTSVREDQRILSNGVHVVVGTPGRVFDMLRRQSLRPDSIKMFVLDEADEMLSRGFKDQIYDIFQLLPSKIQVGVFSATMPPEALEITRKFMNKPVRILVKRDELTLEGIKQFYVNVDKEEWKLETLCDLYETLAITQSVIFVNTRRKVDWLTDKMRSRDHTVSATHGDMDQNTRDIIMREFRSGSSRVLITTDLLARGIDVQQVSLVINYDLPTQPENYLHRIGRSGRFGRKGVAINFVTKDDERMLFDIQKFYNVVVEELPSNVADLL encoded by the exons ATGGCAGCAGCACCTGAAGGATCGCAATTTGACACTCGTCAGTATGATACCAAAATGAGCGAATT ACTTGCAACTGATGGGCAGGAATTCTTTACATCATAcgatgaagtttatgatagttTTGACGCTATGGGTCTTCAAGAGAATCTTCTCAGGGGAATCTATGCTTACG GTTTTGAAAAACCCTCGGCTATTCAGCAGAGGGGAATTGTTCCCTTCTGCAAGGGTCTTGATGTGATTCAGCAGGCTCAGTCTGGAACTGGAAAGACAGCAACTTTCTGTTCCGGTATCCTTCAACAGCTTGATTATAGTTTGACAGAATGCCAAGCCTTGGTTCTTGCACCCACTCGAGAGCTTGCTCAACAGATTGAGAAGGTTATGAGGGCTCTTGGAGACTATCTAGGTGTAAGGGTGCATGCTTGTGTTGGTGGAACCAGTGTCCGTGAGGACCAACGCATTCTGTCAAATGGAGTGCATGTTGTTGTTGGAACTCCCGGTCGTGTTTTTGACATGCTTAGAAGGCAGTCACTTCGTCCTGATAGTATCAAGATGTTTGTTTTGGATGAGGCTGATGAAATGCTTTCCCGTGGTTTCAAGGATCAG ATCTACGATATATTCCAGCTTCTTCCATCAAAGATTCAGGTTGGTGTGTTCTCTGCGACAATGCCGCCTGAGGCTCTTGAGATCACAAGGAAGTTCATGAACAAACCTGTGAGGATTCTAGTGAAGCGTGATGAGCTCACCCTGGAAGGTATAAAGCAGTTCTATGTCAATGTCGACAAGGAGGAATGGAAGCTTGAGACTCTTTGCGATCTTTATGAGACCTTGGCCATTACCCAGAGTGTCATTTTTGTCAATACTCGACGCAAGGTTGACTGGTTGACTGACAAGATGAGGAGCAGAGACCATACAGTTTCTGCCACCCATGGAGACATGGACCAGAACACCAGAGACATCATCATGCGGGAATTCCGTTCTGGGTCATCTCGTGTGTTGATCACCACTGATCTTTTGGCTCGTGGTATTGACGTGCAGCAAGTCTCCCTTGTTATTAACTATGATCTGCCCACCCAGCCCGAGAACTACCTCCACAGAATTGGTCGTAGTGGACGTTTTGGAAGGAAGGGTGTTGCCATCAACTTCGTAACAAAGGATGATGAGAGGATGCTGTTTGACATCCAGAAGTTCTATAACGTGGTTGTGGAGGAGCTGCCATCAAACgtcgctgatctcctctga